A genome region from Deinococcus planocerae includes the following:
- a CDS encoding response regulator: MPRHLLIVEDNPHDLEPARVALDLSEVYVAHDGVEALDFLRGRPDLPDLVLLDLNMPRMNGHEVLAPSLPVG; this comes from the coding sequence GTGCCCAGGCACCTGCTGATCGTCGAGGACAATCCGCACGACCTGGAACCGGCCCGGGTCGCGCTGGATCTCAGCGAGGTGTATGTGGCCCACGACGGCGTGGAGGCGCTGGACTTCCTGCGCGGGAGGCCGGACCTGCCGGATCTGGTGCTGCTCGACCTGAACATGCCCCGGATGAACGGGCATGAGGTCCTGGCACCCAGCCTTCCGGTGGGTTGA